A single region of the Lotus japonicus ecotype B-129 chromosome 4, LjGifu_v1.2 genome encodes:
- the LOC130714146 gene encoding vesicle-associated membrane protein 711-like gives MGILYGMVARGLVVLAEFSAIQGNASVIAKQILNKINQGTDNYIDSNVSFSHDRYVFHVKRTDGLTVLCMADDAFGRRIPFAFLEDIHTRFVKTYARAILSAPAYAMNDEFSRILNQQMDYYSNDPNADRCNRLKGEMTQVRTIMIDNIEKVLERGGRLEMLVEKTSAMNNNAIRFKSQSRRYKNNLWWRNVRLTVALILIFVIVIYIMLAFICHGPLLASCWR, from the exons ATGGGGATACTGTATGGAATGGTGGCAAGAGGGCTTGTGGTTTTGGCTGAGTTCAGCGCGATCCAGGGAAATGCAAGTGTGATTGCTAAGCAGATACTTAACAAGATCAATCAAGGGACTGATAACTACATTGATAGCAATGTTTCCTTTTCCCATGATCGCTATGTTTTTCATGTCAAGAGGACCGATGGCCTTACTGTTCTTTGCATGGCTGATGATGCCTTTGGAA GAAGGATCCCTTTTGCATTTCTTGAAGATATCCATACAAGATTTGTGAAGACATATGCCCGTGCAATTCTTTCAGCTCCTGCCTACGCCATGAACGACGAGTTCTCGAGGATCCTGAACCAACAGATGGATTATTACTCTAACGATCCAAACGCTGACAGATGCAACCGTCTCAAAGGTGAAATGACTCAG GTGAGAACCATTATGATTGACAACATTGAGAAAGTGTTGGAGAGGGGTGGGCGCTTGGAAATGCTGGTTGAGAAAACTTCAGCAATGAACAACAATGCAATCCGTTTCAAAAGCCAGTCCCGCCGATATAAAAATAACTTGTGGTGGAGAAATGTTAGGTTAAC GGTTGCACTTATCTTAATTTTTGTGATCGTAATTTACATTATGCTCGCTTTTATCTGCCATGGTCCCTTGTTGGCTTCTTGCTGGAGATAA
- the LOC130714145 gene encoding uncharacterized protein LOC130714145, whose product MFSSPPAPSPSADDRHGVKDDVSLIFRGVANFLAPPPSSSSSSAGDSSSSKTLVGIRNDLVEIGGSFRSSFSLLSSNKAVTGISKFASQLLKSVPDQQRVDGGAVPGTTEDVVRFVKEISTWPECWTEFPLPLHNADFSLSYSQREHVLAIERLVPELVTLRLNLCSYMNVEKFWMIYFLLVLPRLNQHDFELLSSPKIVESRCTLLLKLRERKDLQDGECEKASTVDKFQEGREDSGRESISFEQNQVLVEVTNAIKSLEIDDMTNSERWLEVTDIDATSLTSFTKLQLEEDVSFSDLDDDGSRSSDKLSGHREAQDIRGSSSEGSSDWVQLHKSTERGSSKKAISLKGKDSEDESNDWLKVDDWLTFDELS is encoded by the exons ATGTTCTCTTCGCCGCCGGCGCCGTCGCCCTCCGCCGACGACCGCCACGGCGTTAAGGACGACGTATCGCTTATTTTCCGCGGCGTCGCTAACTTCCTCGCTCCGccgccctcttcttcttcttcttccgccGGCGACTCCTCTTCTTCGAAAACTCTCGTCGGAATCCGCAACGATCTCGTTGAGATCGGTGGAAGCTTCAGAAGCTCGTTCTCCCTTCTCTCGTCGAACAAAGCCGTCACCGGAATATCCAAGTTCGCTTCTCAATTGTTGAAGTCGGTGCCTGATCAACAACGAGTTGATGGTGGCGCGGTGCCTGGGACGACGGAAGATGTTGTTCGCTTCGTGAAGGAAATTTCCACGTGGCCGGAGTGTTGGACTGAATTCCCCTTGCCACTCCATAATg CAGATTTCAGCCTGTCCTATTCTCAGAGAGAACATGTCTTAGCTATAGAACGGCTGGTGCCTGAATTGGTGACACTTAGACTGAACCTTTGCAGTTACATGAATGTGGAGAAATTTTGGATGATCTATTTCTTGTTAGTACTTCCAAGACTTAATCAGCATGACTTTGAGCTCCTATCTTCTCCAAAG atTGTTGAATCAAGATGTACTCTTCTCCTAAAACTCAGAGAGAGGAAAGATTTGCAGGATGGAGAATGTGAAAAAGCAAGTACTGTGGATAAATTTCAAGAAGGGAGGGAGGACAGTGGAAGAGAGAGTATCTCATTTGAGCAAAATCAGGTTTTGGTTGAGGTTACAAATGCAATAAAGAGTTTAGAAATAGATGACATGACCAATAGTGAAAGATGGTTGGAAGTTACAGATATTGATGCTACTTCATTGACTTCCTTTACGAAACTTCAACTAGAAGAGGATGTCTCATTCAGTGACCTAGATGATGATGGAAGTCGTAGCTCTGATAAACTATCAGGCCATAGGGAGGCACAGGACATCAGGGGTTCATCATCTGAAGGTTCTAGTGACTGGGTTCAGCTGCATAAAAGTACTGAGAGAGGTAGCTCAAAGAAGGCTATCTCTTTAAAAGGTAAGGATTCTGAAGATGAGTCAAATGATTGGCTTAAAGTTGATGATTGGCTTACATTTGATGAGCTTAGTTAG
- the LOC130711241 gene encoding putative clathrin assembly protein At5g35200, with protein sequence MSGGNSIRKALGALKDTTTVSLAKVNSDYKELDIAIVRATNHVERPSKEKHIRAIFSAISATRPRADVAYCIHALARRLSRTHNWAVALKTLVVIHRALREVDPTFHEELINYGRSRSHMLNMSHFKDDSSPNAWDYSAWVRTYALFLEERLECFRVLKYDIEADRPRTKDLDTAELLEQLPSLQQLLYRVIGCQPQGAAINNFIIQLALSMVASESIKIYQAISDGTANMVDKFFEMNRQDALKAIDIYRRVGQQAERLSEFYEICRNLDIGRGEKFIKVEQPPSSFLQAMEEYVKDAPQGSIARKNQAADNKIASPTEVLAIEYKESPERQEDHSPSPSPPPPSEPVKVEVPPVQPPPDLLNLDDPVPAAAELEEKNALALAIVSVADQQPTAVSNHANGVTGWELALVTAPSSNENATTASKLAGGFDKLTLDSLYDDALRRTNQNVSYNPWEPAPAGATMQPTMHDPFFASNAMAAPHSVQMAAMSNQQQAFMYQQQQQQQQMMMMPPQQPAANPFGNAYGGATVHPYGSGMPVQSYNPYTGLI encoded by the exons ATGTCAGGGGGCAATAGTATCAGAAAAGCACTTGGAGCCCTTAAGGATACCACCACTGTCTCCTTGGCTAAGGTCAACAGTGATTACAAG GAGTTGGACATTGCTATAGTTAGAGCCACCAATCATGTTGAACGTCCATCAAAGGAGAAACATATAAGAG CTATATTTTCAGCAATCTCAGCTACAAGACCTAGGGCCGATGTTGCCTATTGCATCCACGCACTTGCAAGGCGATTGTCAAGGACACATAACTGGGCG GTTGCATTGAAAACTTTAGTTGTGATTCACCGTGCTTTGAGGGAAGTGGATCCCACATTTCATGAAGAGCTCATTAATTATGGGAGAAGTCGAAGCCATATGCTCAACATGTctcattttaaagatgattCCAGTCCAAACG CATGGGATTATTCTGCATGGGTCCGCACTTACGCATTATTTTTGGAGGAAAGGCTGGAATGTTTTCGTGTGTTGAAGTATGACATTGAAGCAGACCGTCCC AGGACCAAAGATTTGGATACTGCGGAATTGCTAGAGCAGTTGCCATCTTTACAACAACTTCTATATCGAGTTATCGGTTGCCAG CCACAAGGGGCAGCTATAAATAACTTCATCATTCAGTTGGCACTCTCAATG GTTGCTTCGGAAAGCATTAAAATTTATCAGGCTATCAGCGATGGAACTGCTAATATGGTTGATAAG TTTTTTGAGATGAATCGCCAAGATGCTTTGAAAGCTATTGATATTTACAGAAGGGTTGGCCAGCAG GCTGAAAGATTGTCAGAGTTTTATGAAATATGCCGTAATCTTGATATTGGACGTGGAGAGAAGTTTATTAAAGTTGAGCAG CCCCCTTCATCCTTTCTGCAAGCCATGGAAGAGTATGTCAAAGATGCTCCTCAGGGATCAATAGCTCGCAAGAACCAG GCCGCAGACAACAAAATTGCCTCTCCAACGGAAGTTTTGGCTATTGAATACAAAGAGTCTCCAGAAAGGCAGGAGGACCATTCACCCTCACCCAGTCCACCTCCGCCTTCTGAACCTGTGAAAGTTGAAGTACCACCAGTACAACCACCACCTGATTTATTG AATTTGGATGATCCTGTTCCAGCTGCAGCAGAGTTGGAAGAGAAGAATGCCTTGGCTTTAGCCATTGTTTCTGTTG CTGATCAACAACCTACCGCTGTTTCAAATCACGCAAATGGAGTCACAGGATGGGAATTGGCACTTGTCACGGCTCCTAGTTCGAATGAGAATGCTACAACAGCTAGCAAACTG GCTGGAGGCTTTGACAAGCTTACACTAGACAGCCTATATGATGATGCACTCAGGCGAACCAACCAAAATGTCAGCTATAATCCATGGGAGCCGGCACCAGCAGGAGCCACGATGCAGCCGACGATGCACGATCCATTTTTCGCCTCTAATGCAATGGCTGCTCCACATTCTGTTCAGATGGCAGCCATGTCCAACCAGCAGCAGGCTTTCATGTAtcaacagcagcagcagcagcagcaaatGATGATGATGCCGCCTCAACAGCCGGCGGCAAATCCTTTTGGAAATGCTTATGGAGGAGCTACCGTTCACCCCTATGGATCAGGTATGCCTGTGCAGTCGTACAATCCATATACAGGCCTCATCTAG